The uncultured Desulfuromonas sp. genome has a segment encoding these proteins:
- a CDS encoding MFS transporter, which produces MKPTTHNSPKIHYGWIIVGVGTLIIVACLGLARFAFGMLLPSMGADLQLSYDQMGLLGTANFAGYLAAVGLTPLLLRRMTPRMLIAGGLFVIALCMVGISVSQVFFATLILYTIVGVGSGLANIPLMVLVSYWFRRERRGRAAGFIVIGSGFAIILSGFLIPYLNDVYGTQGWRISWMVLAALVLIIAVIAALLIRNHPQEKGLDPVGDGSPAPYDPSETHGHYKASQVLVRLGLLYFAFGATYVIYGTFIVTTLIEEYGFAEQTAGHFWSWVGFFSLFSGVVFGTLSDRIGRKGGMMAVFSVHTVAYLLAGAQLGTTAITCSVVLYGLASFAIPAIMAAAIGDYLGQARAAAGFSIITFCFAVGQTVGPAVAGVVAEHSGSFSSSYLASAMLTATAIGIALTLPAATEN; this is translated from the coding sequence ATGAAACCAACAACTCACAATTCGCCCAAAATCCATTACGGCTGGATCATTGTCGGCGTCGGCACGCTGATTATTGTCGCCTGCCTAGGCCTGGCGCGCTTTGCCTTCGGCATGTTGCTGCCGTCCATGGGCGCGGACCTTCAGCTGTCTTATGACCAGATGGGCCTGCTGGGAACAGCCAATTTCGCCGGCTATCTGGCGGCCGTGGGATTGACGCCGCTGTTGCTGCGGCGCATGACGCCGCGCATGTTAATTGCCGGTGGGCTGTTTGTCATTGCCCTGTGCATGGTGGGCATCAGCGTCAGCCAGGTGTTTTTTGCCACCCTGATCTTGTACACCATTGTCGGCGTTGGCAGTGGGCTGGCGAATATTCCGTTGATGGTGCTGGTCTCCTACTGGTTTCGCCGTGAACGGCGCGGTCGCGCGGCCGGGTTTATTGTTATCGGCAGCGGCTTTGCCATTATTCTATCCGGGTTTCTGATTCCTTATCTCAATGATGTGTATGGTACGCAAGGCTGGCGCATCAGCTGGATGGTGCTTGCCGCGCTGGTACTGATCATTGCCGTGATTGCCGCACTGCTGATCCGCAACCATCCGCAGGAAAAAGGGCTTGATCCGGTGGGCGATGGTAGTCCGGCCCCTTATGACCCGAGTGAAACACATGGCCACTACAAGGCGAGTCAGGTTCTGGTCCGCCTCGGACTGCTCTATTTTGCCTTTGGCGCCACCTATGTCATCTACGGCACCTTTATCGTCACCACCCTCATCGAAGAGTACGGCTTTGCCGAACAGACGGCCGGGCATTTCTGGTCGTGGGTAGGCTTTTTCAGCCTATTTTCGGGCGTAGTGTTCGGCACCCTGTCGGATCGTATCGGCCGCAAAGGCGGGATGATGGCGGTCTTCAGCGTGCATACCGTCGCCTACCTGCTGGCCGGAGCTCAACTGGGCACCACGGCCATCACCTGCTCCGTGGTGCTTTACGGGCTGGCGTCGTTTGCCATTCCCGCCATCATGGCCGCCGCTATTGGTGATTACCTGGGGCAGGCGCGTGCGGCGGCCGGTTTTTCCATTATCACCTTCTGCTTTGCCGTGGGTCAGACCGTGGGGCCAGCCGTGGCCGGAGTGGTGGCCGAACACAGCGGTTCATTCAGCAGCAGTTATCTGGCCTCGGCGATGCTGACAGCCACCGCCATTGGTATCGCGTTAACCCTGCCTGCGGCCACGGAGAACTAA
- a CDS encoding IS4 family transposase, whose amino-acid sequence MKNSTPIFPGFHLQTLRRKPRTPQQKLAAELAVLKEKSFKQVGEIFERFIPYNLLKPARSGVMSRRRLFSKENTFWAFFSQVLDSDGGCKEVIRKLQSYASIKGSKIPSSSTASYCTARKKLDEDMLCEIFEHTANQLDQFPESGLLANRRVIVVDGTGVSMPDTQANQHLWPQSSLLKAGCSFPSARICACFSLQSGALLSYEIGNKKTNELPLLRKQWRTFRPGDIFLGDKGFCSYFDIAELRKQKVDSVLTLARRAPVRATKCLKEFGENDRLITWERPKYMKRLSYSREQWELLPDELMLRQIKVAVQYPGFRTQSFYIITTLLDPIKYPAQSIAKLYYKRWDVELFFRDIKTTMGMDVLRCRTPEMIRKEIMMYFIAYNCIRRLMYEAAEEADIDVRVVSFKGSLQALRSWESHLNQVQISKMERYRLVSDLYAAMTNVPIRQRPGRSEPRCIKRRPKNYQRMTAPRHEIEVIPHRNQYRATQA is encoded by the coding sequence ATGAAGAATTCAACGCCTATATTCCCTGGATTTCACCTGCAAACATTACGACGTAAACCACGCACACCACAACAGAAACTTGCTGCTGAGTTAGCTGTATTAAAAGAAAAGTCGTTTAAGCAGGTTGGTGAAATCTTTGAACGATTTATCCCCTATAACCTGCTAAAACCTGCAAGATCCGGTGTCATGAGTCGCAGAAGGCTTTTCTCCAAAGAGAACACATTCTGGGCTTTTTTTAGCCAAGTGTTGGATTCAGACGGTGGTTGCAAAGAAGTGATTCGGAAGTTGCAGTCCTATGCTTCCATAAAGGGTAGCAAGATCCCCTCGTCGTCGACAGCTTCGTATTGTACGGCTCGCAAAAAGCTCGATGAAGACATGCTCTGTGAGATATTTGAGCATACAGCTAATCAACTTGATCAGTTCCCAGAATCCGGCCTGCTTGCAAATCGGCGCGTGATTGTTGTTGATGGAACGGGTGTGAGTATGCCGGATACCCAGGCTAATCAGCACTTATGGCCTCAGTCTTCTCTGCTCAAAGCAGGCTGCAGCTTCCCATCAGCCCGCATCTGCGCCTGCTTTTCATTGCAAAGCGGAGCGTTGCTCAGCTATGAGATTGGCAACAAAAAGACAAATGAACTGCCCCTGTTACGTAAGCAGTGGAGAACATTCAGACCCGGAGATATTTTCCTAGGAGACAAAGGATTTTGTAGCTATTTCGATATCGCCGAGTTGAGGAAACAGAAGGTGGACAGCGTTCTCACGCTGGCGCGAAGAGCACCCGTCAGGGCAACAAAATGCCTTAAAGAATTTGGGGAAAATGATCGCTTGATCACATGGGAACGACCAAAATATATGAAGAGATTATCCTACTCAAGAGAGCAGTGGGAACTCTTGCCTGATGAGCTAATGTTGCGTCAAATCAAGGTGGCGGTCCAATATCCAGGATTTAGAACGCAGAGCTTTTACATCATCACGACTTTGCTTGACCCCATAAAATACCCAGCGCAATCGATCGCGAAACTCTATTACAAGCGATGGGATGTTGAACTGTTTTTCCGTGACATAAAAACAACTATGGGCATGGATGTTTTGCGTTGCCGAACGCCTGAGATGATCCGCAAAGAGATCATGATGTATTTTATCGCCTACAACTGCATCCGCAGGTTGATGTATGAGGCGGCAGAAGAGGCCGATATTGATGTTCGCGTTGTCAGCTTTAAAGGGAGTTTACAGGCTTTACGTAGCTGGGAATCGCACCTGAATCAGGTGCAAATCAGCAAGATGGAACGCTACCGGCTCGTTAGTGATTTGTACGCTGCAATGACCAATGTCCCAATTAGGCAAAGGCCGGGCAGGAGTGAACCTCGATGTATAAAACGACGACCTAAAAATTACCAACGAATGACGGCACCAAGACACGAAATAGAGGTGATTCCTCATCGTAACCAATATCGTGCTACACAGGCTTAA
- a CDS encoding IS4 family transposase, whose amino-acid sequence MKNSTPIFPGFHLQTLRRKPRTPQQKLAAELAVLKEKSFKQVGEIFERFIPYNLLKPARSGVMSRRRLFSKENTFWAFFSQVLDSDGGCKEVIRKLQSYASIKGSKIPSSSTASYCTARKKLDEDMLCEIFEHTANQLDQFPESGLLANRRVIVVDGTGVSMPDTQANQHLWPQSSLLKAGCSFPSARICACFSLQSGALLSYEIGNKKTNELPLLRKQWRTFRPGDIFLGDKGFCSYFDIAELRKQKVDSVLTLARRAPVRATKCLKEFGENDRLITWERPKYMKRLSYSREQWELLPDELMLRQIKVAVQYPGFRTQSFYIITTLLDPIKYPAQSIAKLYYKRWDVELFFRDIKTTMGMDVLRCRTPEMIRKEIMMYFIAYNCIRRLMYEAAEEADIDVRVVSFKGSLQALRSWESHLNQVQISKMERYRLVSDLYAAMTNVPIRQRPGRSEPRCIKRRPKNYQRMTAPRHEIEVIPHRNQYRATQA is encoded by the coding sequence ATGAAGAATTCAACGCCTATATTCCCTGGATTTCACCTGCAAACATTACGACGTAAACCACGCACACCACAACAGAAACTTGCTGCTGAGTTAGCTGTATTAAAAGAAAAGTCGTTTAAGCAGGTTGGTGAAATCTTTGAACGATTTATCCCCTATAACCTGCTAAAACCTGCAAGATCCGGTGTCATGAGTCGCAGAAGGCTTTTCTCCAAAGAGAACACATTCTGGGCTTTTTTTAGCCAAGTGTTGGATTCAGACGGTGGTTGCAAAGAAGTGATTCGGAAGTTGCAGTCCTATGCTTCCATAAAGGGTAGCAAGATCCCCTCGTCGTCGACAGCTTCGTATTGTACGGCTCGCAAAAAGCTCGATGAAGACATGCTCTGTGAGATATTTGAGCATACAGCTAATCAACTTGATCAGTTCCCAGAATCCGGCCTGCTTGCAAATCGGCGTGTGATTGTTGTTGATGGAACGGGTGTGAGTATGCCGGATACCCAGGCTAATCAGCACTTATGGCCTCAGTCTTCTCTGCTCAAAGCAGGCTGCAGCTTCCCATCAGCCCGCATCTGCGCCTGCTTTTCATTGCAAAGCGGAGCGTTGCTCAGCTATGAGATTGGCAACAAAAAGACAAATGAACTGCCCCTGTTACGTAAGCAGTGGAGAACATTCAGACCCGGAGATATTTTCCTAGGAGACAAAGGATTTTGTAGCTATTTCGATATCGCCGAGTTGAGGAAACAGAAGGTGGACAGCGTTCTCACGCTGGCGCGAAGAGCACCCGTCAGGGCAACAAAATGCCTTAAAGAATTTGGGGAAAATGATCGCTTGATCACATGGGAACGACCAAAATATATGAAGAGATTATCCTACTCAAGAGAGCAGTGGGAACTCTTGCCTGATGAGCTAATGTTGCGTCAAATCAAGGTGGCGGTCCAATATCCAGGATTTAGAACGCAGAGCTTTTACATCATCACGACTTTGCTTGACCCCATAAAATACCCAGCGCAATCGATCGCGAAACTCTATTACAAGCGATGGGATGTTGAACTGTTTTTCCGTGACATAAAAACAACTATGGGCATGGATGTTTTGCGTTGCCGAACGCCTGAGATGATCCGCAAAGAGATCATGATGTATTTTATCGCCTACAACTGCATCCGCAGGTTGATGTATGAGGCGGCAGAAGAGGCCGATATTGATGTTCGCGTTGTCAGCTTTAAAGGGAGTTTACAGGCTTTACGTAGCTGGGAATCGCACCTGAATCAGGTGCAAATCAGCAAGATGGAACGCTACCGGCTCGTTAGTGATTTGTACGCTGCAATGACCAATGTCCCAATTAGGCAAAGGCCGGGCAGGAGTGAACCTCGATGTATAAAACGACG
- a CDS encoding DUF2207 domain-containing protein: protein MKHLLLSLLLFYCLTATAFSQEKILQFHSDIEVLGDGSMQVCETISVHAQRDRIRRGIYRDFPTRYRDRFGNRYQVEFTVVDVTRDGRPELWHSEKISSGMRIYLGDRNVLLAPGDYTYTLTYRTNRQLGFFDSHDELYWNVTGNGWDFSIDSISARVRLPVSIDSSEMTAEAYTGHRGERGQDYHYHFDEYGGVVFETTRTFLQGEGLTLVVAWPKGYVLAPTHSEEIDFFLYDNRTWLIGLIGCGLLLVYQLIAWFVVGRGPRSGGNRPRYQPPSGITPSAARYLMHMRYDHKTFAAALVNLAVQGVIEIREEAKDSFTLIRSDLEAQNCEIGENGFLQKLLGRWPGASLSLKADNQVKIAAALKAHKTALATNTDKFYFVTNRPWVVAGIVWSLLVLIAMLFSLDDFKAMGLGVFLILWLAMWTYIFISVGKSTLGAWQRDRSLQQIIVAIVITLLFVLLGFIEVLCIILLHIEASSAFAVLIPVMIGLHFLFNRRIKAPTRLGRRLLDELNGFRSYLEVATEEGINFHDPPKKTPELFERFFPYALAFDVERHWVARFASTFQGLKSHEKVAYHPVWLRSDYSNRGNYVPFVSSFGNSLSSAVSSSSAPVPGSSFRSGGGGSSGDGGGGGGGGGW, encoded by the coding sequence GTGAAACATCTTTTGCTTAGTCTGTTGTTGTTCTACTGTTTGACTGCAACGGCATTTTCGCAAGAAAAAATTCTGCAATTTCATAGTGATATTGAGGTGCTTGGCGATGGCTCGATGCAGGTGTGCGAAACTATTTCTGTACACGCACAACGAGACCGGATTCGGCGCGGGATTTATCGGGATTTTCCCACCCGATACCGTGACCGCTTCGGCAATCGCTATCAGGTGGAGTTTACCGTCGTGGATGTTACCCGCGATGGTCGTCCTGAATTATGGCACAGTGAGAAGATCAGTAGTGGCATGCGGATATACTTGGGGGATCGTAACGTTCTTCTTGCTCCCGGAGACTACACCTACACACTCACCTATCGGACGAATCGTCAGCTCGGTTTTTTTGACTCTCATGATGAGCTTTATTGGAATGTGACAGGTAATGGCTGGGATTTCTCCATAGATTCGATCTCAGCTCGAGTTCGCCTACCGGTCTCAATCGATTCCTCTGAGATGACAGCAGAAGCCTATACGGGGCATCGTGGTGAGCGAGGCCAAGACTACCACTACCATTTTGATGAATATGGGGGTGTGGTTTTCGAGACGACGCGAACTTTCCTGCAGGGAGAAGGTCTGACGCTTGTTGTTGCTTGGCCTAAAGGCTATGTCCTTGCACCAACCCACAGCGAAGAGATCGACTTTTTTTTATACGATAATCGCACTTGGTTGATTGGATTGATTGGGTGCGGGCTTTTGCTGGTCTATCAGTTGATTGCTTGGTTTGTAGTTGGGCGTGGTCCGCGCTCAGGGGGGAATCGTCCTCGCTATCAGCCGCCCTCGGGTATTACGCCCTCTGCTGCCCGTTATCTGATGCACATGAGATACGATCACAAGACATTTGCCGCCGCATTGGTTAACTTGGCGGTGCAGGGGGTGATTGAAATTCGAGAAGAGGCGAAAGATTCTTTTACACTGATTCGAAGCGATCTCGAGGCACAAAATTGCGAGATCGGAGAAAACGGATTCCTGCAAAAGTTACTTGGGCGTTGGCCAGGAGCCTCTTTGTCTCTTAAGGCAGACAATCAGGTGAAGATAGCAGCCGCCCTTAAGGCCCATAAAACCGCTTTAGCCACGAACACGGATAAATTCTATTTTGTTACCAATCGCCCTTGGGTGGTCGCTGGCATTGTTTGGTCGCTGCTTGTTTTGATTGCTATGCTATTTTCTCTTGACGATTTTAAGGCAATGGGGCTAGGCGTTTTTCTGATTCTTTGGCTCGCTATGTGGACTTACATTTTTATTTCAGTAGGTAAGTCGACTTTGGGTGCTTGGCAACGTGACCGGTCTCTCCAACAAATTATTGTTGCTATTGTCATCACGTTGCTTTTTGTGCTTTTGGGGTTTATAGAGGTTCTCTGCATCATATTGCTGCACATTGAGGCGTCCTCCGCTTTTGCCGTATTGATTCCGGTCATGATCGGGTTGCACTTTCTTTTTAACCGTAGGATCAAAGCACCGACTCGGCTCGGACGACGTCTTCTCGATGAACTGAATGGATTCCGCAGTTATCTGGAAGTGGCCACGGAGGAAGGAATAAATTTCCACGACCCGCCGAAAAAAACACCTGAATTGTTTGAACGCTTTTTTCCCTATGCCTTGGCCTTTGATGTTGAGCGACATTGGGTGGCACGTTTTGCCTCTACGTTCCAGGGCTTAAAAAGCCATGAAAAAGTGGCTTATCATCCGGTCTGGTTGCGCAGCGACTACTCAAATAGAGGCAACTATGTGCCGTTTGTCAGTTCTTTTGGTAATTCCCTTAGTTCGGCGGTGTCCTCATCAAGCGCACCTGTCCCGGGATCTTCATTCCGAAGTGGTGGTGGAGGCTCTTCCGGTGACGGCGGCGGCGGTGGTGGCGGTGGTGGCTGGTAG
- a CDS encoding PEP-CTERM sorting domain-containing protein, whose product MKKTVFLLLIFTTCFICPAFATPVHFDINAGGWGYETSWSITGPSFNAGGSNMTSHYTYSYNWDLDPGDYTLYMTDSYGDGLDNGGSLHLIVDSVSLLDFDYPSSVFGYSYRYLFDVPESQIAAVPEPATILLLGCGLVGLAFYSRKRKKA is encoded by the coding sequence ATGAAAAAAACCGTATTCCTTCTATTAATTTTCACAACCTGTTTTATTTGCCCAGCCTTTGCAACACCAGTGCATTTCGATATCAATGCAGGCGGGTGGGGCTATGAGACGAGCTGGTCTATCACTGGCCCCTCTTTTAATGCAGGGGGGTCAAACATGACGAGCCATTATACGTATTCCTACAATTGGGATCTTGACCCGGGAGACTATACGCTCTACATGACTGATTCATATGGGGATGGATTAGATAACGGGGGATCTTTACACTTGATTGTCGATAGCGTGAGCCTGCTTGATTTTGACTACCCGAGCAGCGTATTCGGCTATAGTTACCGCTATCTTTTTGATGTCCCGGAATCTCAGATTGCAGCGGTCCCCGAGCCAGCGACTATTCTGCTCCTCGGCTGCGGCCTGGTCGGGCTCGCTTTTTACTCACGAAAGCGAAAAAAAGCATAG
- a CDS encoding EAL domain-containing protein: protein MKKTFRLITSKGFLPGLVILWMIAGFILFQYLYQQQEVNNKQDLSHLQRTLENDFSHIQSALQGLNQLYLQSDHPNPFMLEVATRFIPKSECYQVMGVAPYVDASMAAELIDSFRLQGFENLSISDFGQQAMPLPKKAPVLYLTPLDPSNAQLMAKDLLTLIDLQNIYDKLMSHCISCAYKTAFYDNQKQLFLVRPLQSSSEANVSFGLVFVRVDLQEFLLRHVNFNNYQLQVHYRDRLAFNCQVGDACDWFRIRAAIEHRPTEITLAFSFPFSMTPLQKVLAAVLLLVIGVIYALLFKYYLQQVDYHRNMRLNQRRYNELVENALEGIMEFDPQGCLRRVNPVAEKILNTSFARMRGLNITDIFIEHNFVEEQRRLVDIVNQKIDFEPLYFDTEILTLSAEKKCCRMTLIQLELWDQTETVLFIEDITEARSNQKKIENLAYFDELTKLESRHYMRTNVLRQIESYPEQSIQLMFSDLDGFKKINDALGHNVGDKVLQAVAERFQDILKNTICPKHLCRFGGDEFVIVLFDIEQDKALEYAKKILIEIGSPINVDNYELVISASIGLAQYPQDGDNINTLLRRADAAMYQAKLEGKNTYAFYSSEMEQKLSYLLKVEMNLLNALKQSVFKLHYQPKVNSETGEVLGVEALIRWHDDELGQVPPPLLIQVAEETGHINALGDWVVKEAIRQLQAWQGTAFEDLTIAVNVSSYQLLSSKFLDRVMTLCEFYSVNPEKIEIELTESAIMQHADENIELFFSIRKSGILLSIDDFGTGYSSLNYLKRFPISTLKLDKSFVDGLPDDPDDRMLCQTIINLAHNLQMNVVAEGVENKAQRDYLRAIGCDVFQGYLYSRPLSSTEFEDWSMNWKKYKTSSV from the coding sequence ATGAAAAAAACCTTTCGGCTCATAACGTCAAAGGGGTTTTTGCCGGGTTTGGTGATTTTATGGATGATCGCCGGCTTTATTTTGTTTCAATATTTGTATCAGCAGCAAGAAGTTAATAATAAACAAGACTTAAGCCATCTGCAACGCACTCTAGAGAATGATTTTTCGCACATCCAATCTGCTTTACAGGGACTGAATCAACTTTATTTGCAATCAGATCATCCCAATCCCTTCATGCTGGAAGTGGCCACACGGTTCATCCCTAAAAGTGAGTGCTATCAAGTTATGGGGGTCGCACCTTATGTTGATGCCTCCATGGCTGCGGAACTGATCGATTCTTTCCGTCTCCAGGGGTTTGAAAATTTATCTATAAGCGACTTTGGACAACAAGCGATGCCGTTGCCGAAAAAAGCTCCTGTTTTATATCTTACTCCACTCGATCCGTCTAATGCGCAATTGATGGCAAAAGACTTGTTGACCTTGATCGATCTGCAGAACATTTATGATAAATTGATGTCCCATTGCATATCTTGTGCGTATAAAACTGCATTTTACGATAATCAAAAACAATTGTTTTTAGTTCGACCTCTCCAATCTTCTTCTGAAGCCAATGTCAGTTTTGGCTTGGTTTTCGTTCGGGTCGATTTGCAAGAGTTTTTATTGCGCCACGTCAATTTTAATAACTATCAGCTTCAAGTGCATTATCGCGACAGATTGGCTTTTAATTGTCAAGTTGGCGATGCCTGCGACTGGTTTCGGATTCGTGCGGCTATAGAGCATCGACCGACCGAGATAACTCTGGCGTTTAGCTTCCCTTTTTCGATGACACCTTTGCAAAAGGTGCTTGCTGCTGTGCTATTGCTCGTAATTGGCGTTATTTATGCCCTGTTATTTAAATACTATCTGCAGCAAGTGGATTATCATCGGAATATGCGTCTCAATCAAAGGCGCTACAATGAATTAGTAGAAAATGCACTCGAAGGCATCATGGAATTTGATCCACAGGGATGCTTGAGAAGGGTTAACCCTGTAGCGGAGAAGATTCTCAATACGTCGTTTGCACGAATGCGTGGTTTGAATATCACAGACATTTTCATTGAACATAATTTTGTAGAGGAACAAAGAAGGTTGGTCGATATCGTAAATCAGAAAATTGATTTTGAACCTCTGTATTTCGATACCGAAATTTTAACTCTCAGTGCTGAAAAGAAATGCTGTCGGATGACCTTGATCCAACTTGAACTCTGGGATCAGACGGAAACTGTCTTATTTATTGAAGATATTACTGAAGCTCGCAGTAACCAGAAGAAAATAGAAAATTTGGCTTATTTTGATGAATTGACGAAATTGGAGAGCCGTCATTACATGCGTACGAATGTCTTGCGGCAGATTGAGTCTTATCCGGAGCAATCCATCCAATTGATGTTCAGCGACTTGGATGGATTTAAAAAAATCAATGATGCGCTTGGCCATAATGTTGGAGATAAGGTTTTGCAAGCTGTTGCGGAGCGTTTCCAGGATATTTTAAAAAACACAATCTGTCCTAAGCACTTATGTCGATTTGGTGGCGATGAATTTGTCATTGTATTGTTTGATATTGAGCAGGACAAAGCACTGGAGTATGCCAAGAAAATTCTTATTGAGATCGGTTCGCCTATCAATGTTGACAACTATGAATTGGTTATTTCTGCCAGTATCGGCCTGGCTCAATATCCGCAGGATGGAGATAATATCAATACGTTGCTAAGGCGAGCCGATGCCGCGATGTATCAAGCGAAACTGGAAGGAAAAAACACCTACGCGTTTTACAGCAGTGAAATGGAACAAAAGTTATCATACCTGTTGAAGGTAGAGATGAATTTGCTCAATGCTTTAAAGCAATCCGTATTCAAGCTTCATTACCAACCCAAAGTTAACTCGGAGACGGGCGAAGTCTTGGGGGTTGAGGCTTTGATCCGTTGGCATGATGATGAATTAGGGCAGGTGCCGCCACCTTTACTTATTCAAGTGGCTGAAGAAACCGGGCACATTAATGCGCTGGGTGATTGGGTGGTGAAAGAGGCGATTCGGCAGCTCCAGGCCTGGCAGGGCACGGCTTTTGAAGATTTAACGATTGCTGTCAATGTCAGCAGTTATCAATTGCTCAGTTCCAAATTTTTAGATCGAGTGATGACCCTGTGTGAATTCTATTCGGTCAATCCTGAAAAAATTGAGATAGAGTTAACCGAAAGTGCCATCATGCAGCATGCCGATGAGAATATTGAACTGTTTTTCTCCATTCGCAAAAGCGGGATTTTGCTTTCAATTGATGATTTTGGAACTGGTTATTCTTCACTGAATTATCTTAAACGCTTTCCCATCTCCACCTTGAAATTAGATAAATCCTTTGTTGATGGCTTACCTGATGACCCTGACGATCGAATGTTATGTCAAACAATTATTAACTTGGCACATAACTTACAAATGAATGTTGTCGCAGAAGGTGTCGAAAATAAAGCACAGCGAGACTATCTCCGTGCGATTGGTTGTGATGTATTTCAGGGCTATTTATATTCAAGGCCATTGTCATCGACAGAATTTGAAGACTGGTCGATGAATTGGAAAAAATATAAGACAAGCTCTGTTTAA
- a CDS encoding PEP-CTERM sorting domain-containing protein, with amino-acid sequence MKNLCILALILLLAGLAAAPASAFSYGTNITIDDGNASSGTWYGTGEDQEVEPGMVGSQAWDLEGFFLDSDNVLSLVGGFDFVDGVAGNEAFSSGDIFISTINSEGDSPIYGNIDGVDGNTSITNSYGYDYVLDLDFETFTYTVYQLDSSSVLQTAYYEQNEGSSPWQYNDDDNSDDIALLTGSFSFSEDVLTDFVGDDHYLLTGFDLSFLGHDTEFYSHFTMGCGNDNLMGHGVVVPEPGTWLLFGAGLVALALVRRRNG; translated from the coding sequence ATGAAAAACCTGTGCATCCTTGCTTTGATTCTCCTACTGGCTGGTTTGGCTGCTGCCCCCGCATCAGCCTTCTCTTATGGCACGAACATTACGATTGACGATGGCAATGCATCCAGCGGAACCTGGTATGGCACGGGGGAAGATCAGGAAGTTGAGCCAGGGATGGTCGGTAGCCAGGCATGGGATCTTGAAGGATTTTTCCTCGACAGTGACAATGTCCTCTCCCTTGTGGGCGGCTTTGATTTTGTCGATGGCGTTGCCGGGAACGAAGCGTTTTCTTCCGGCGATATTTTTATTTCCACCATCAACTCAGAAGGGGACAGTCCTATTTACGGCAACATTGATGGTGTTGATGGAAACACCAGCATTACCAACAGTTACGGCTACGACTATGTTCTCGATCTCGACTTTGAAACGTTTACCTATACGGTCTATCAACTGGACAGTTCAAGCGTGTTGCAAACAGCCTACTATGAGCAAAATGAGGGCTCCAGCCCCTGGCAATATAACGACGATGACAACAGTGACGACATTGCCCTGCTGACGGGTTCATTCTCGTTTTCTGAGGATGTATTGACCGATTTTGTGGGGGATGATCATTATCTCCTCACCGGTTTTGACCTGTCCTTTCTCGGCCATGATACGGAATTCTATTCCCACTTCACCATGGGCTGCGGCAATGACAACCTGATGGGACATGGCGTGGTTGTTCCCGAGCCGGGCACATGGCTTCTTTTTGGAGCCGGTCTGGTTGCATTGGCTTTGGTACGACGTCGCAACGGCTAA
- a CDS encoding methyltransferase domain-containing protein — protein MYSDFEIISSYYDDLYVKDEEYAPEAAKVKELLSTHGIAPQSDLLILACGTGGHIPYFIDEYQVSGLDLSEDMLAVAEKKFPHLTFHRGNLIDFDVKADFDAMICLYGSIGFVRTVANLRASMQRIAAQLRPDGIALITPWSTKEDFQECLVVDAVDEPDRKISRMEQVRLKEPGIVEVTFHHLIGQGRDVTYHQQSVEIGLFSRQDYLSAMTDAGLTIVEEYTGSDVRGDAYIGKRMVD, from the coding sequence ATGTACTCTGATTTTGAAATCATCTCCTCCTATTATGACGACCTGTATGTCAAAGACGAAGAATACGCACCGGAAGCGGCCAAAGTGAAGGAACTGCTGAGCACACACGGCATTGCCCCGCAGTCGGATCTGCTGATTCTGGCGTGTGGAACGGGAGGACATATTCCCTATTTCATCGATGAGTATCAGGTGAGCGGATTGGACCTGAGCGAGGATATGCTGGCGGTGGCGGAAAAGAAGTTCCCTCACCTCACCTTTCACCGCGGCAATCTGATTGATTTTGATGTAAAGGCAGACTTTGACGCCATGATCTGCCTGTATGGCTCCATCGGTTTTGTTAGAACCGTCGCCAACCTGCGTGCCTCCATGCAGCGGATTGCCGCTCAGCTGCGCCCCGACGGCATCGCACTGATCACGCCCTGGAGCACCAAGGAAGATTTTCAGGAGTGTCTCGTCGTCGATGCCGTGGATGAGCCGGACAGGAAGATTTCGCGCATGGAGCAGGTACGCCTTAAAGAACCGGGCATCGTCGAAGTCACCTTTCACCATCTGATCGGCCAAGGCAGGGATGTGACCTACCATCAACAATCGGTGGAGATCGGCCTGTTCTCCCGCCAGGACTACCTCAGTGCCATGACCGATGCCGGACTGACAATTGTCGAGGAATACACCGGTAGCGACGTGCGCGGTGACGCGTATATTGGCAAACGGATGGTCGATTAG